The sequence CGGATCCACCACAGCGTTCTGACGGGCGAGATCTTCTCGCCTTTCGTTCTCTCGATGTCGAGACAGGCGTGGCTGCGCAAGCAAACGGCTCTTCTCGCATAACCCTTGGAGGTACAGAGATCTTGTGCGGCATCAAAGCGGAAGTGCGCAGCTTTGGAGATGATAgtgatgatgaagacgaggaagccGAGTTCCGAACCCaggacgagctcgagctggcgagCGAAAGCAGAAAGATGGGCAGAATCAAGTGCTCTGTCGACTATTCGCAATCATTGATACATTCCTTTGACAGCAAAAGTCTTGATTCACTATCGATATCACTCTCATCTATGGTGAATTCGACCTTTTCCCCGCGGTCGTGCCCGCTTCccctgcagcagctgctcatcattgccaacgccaagcACTGGACAATATACATTGATCTCTTGGTCAACTCGCTCTCAGGCGGCAACCTCTTTGATGCTGCTTTTGCAGCCATATTTTCCGCCTTCTACGATACACGTGTACCTGTGACGCGTGGTGTAGCGTTCGAGGCGCCTACTACACTGGATGCGTCGGGCAAGACGGTGCAAGGCGCTTTCGCCAATGCACAGGGTGATCTCGATCAGATGGGCATCAAAGgtctgctcaagaagaagcccAAATCGAATGCAGCGGGCCCATCGCGCAACGGAGCTGGGCCAAGTTCAAAAGTGGTCGatttcgagctcgagcataGCGGAGAGGATGGGACAACATTGGAAGGACGCCAGGACTTGCCGCTCTGCATCACAGTCAACGTTCTACCCAACAGCTACTTGCTAGATGCCACTgtggacgaggaagcgtGTATCGGTTCTCGCGTCCAGGTGCTAGCGACACGTAGCTCCAAAGTACTTTGCGTGCGCTCCGAAGGAACGGAAGAGATCCCTTTCAAGCGCGTCAGCGAGGCGATTCACATCGGTACTGTTCAAGCTGCGCGTCTAGCCGATGCATTGCTACAAGAACTTACAAATACGGCTGCTCCCAATGACGTTGAGGACCAGGACGATTTGGTACACGCCTCATCTCAGGGCTCGATGGACGTTGATGCTTGAATGACTTTGGCTGCAACACTTTGTTGCATGCAGTCTGTCCGAGCATACCATGTACTTCTAGTCCTGAGACTCATTTCGCTTATCTGCAGTGACGACTGCGCTCAATCCTCCTTGACCTTGCGACTTTGCATACGGCAGCAACTGTCCCCACCTGCGAACTTCTAACGCACTGCTGTTGAAACACTTTATTGCACCTTTGAAACCAGGCTGAAGACATCCACGATTGTGACATTGGTAGCCAGATACCCAGATACAAAGCGGCTGTGATGCTTTCTAACGTACGATAAGCCAGACAAAGGTTCGGCTTTGCCCCGCAGTCAACCACGAATAGTTTCGAGGTGGGTAATAAAGTGCGGTCAGCTACTTTGCAGATGCGCTTTGAAGATGCCAAGGCTTCTTTCTAGGTTAGAGCGAGTGCCAACCTCGGCGGCTTGCAGGTGGAAGGTCAATGCAAGCATTTAATCTTATCGACCAGTGTAAGTACGGGCTCCTGCAATGAGGCTACGAGACGGACATAGCCGGGTCACAGAGAACGTGCTCTTGATGGATGCGATAACGTGTCAacccaatcgtgaatcgatcCTCAATCAGAAAAGAAAAGTCAGAGCTGTGCAAATTtgactcacactcgtgactagcTTCACCCGAGAACAAGCGCAGCgatgtgaatcgtgaatcaccaacgcagctgctgctgtgactAAGTTGATTAACGAGGCTGGCGCACGTCTTGAGAGCCCATGAAAGGAAGCATCGTGGGTGATTCAAGTGAAATAACGGGGCAGTTGTCAGTCTTTAGTCATGAATCCGTAGGTGGTGAGtgcttcttgcgctttgCACTTTTCACAAAGTCACAACTCGCTGTTCCGTGCACGGTgcaaagtcacgagttctCAGCGGCAGTGCATCTTTTCTCTGAGAATCCTGAATCATGTTGTCGGCTGACCCTGGTCGGTCCAAACCACGAGACGAGacacgaattgtgaattggCTCTTGCTGAATCTATTTCGACTGCTCAGTCGAATTGTCACGCGTCAGTTACGCATCTCCctttccaccaccatcagGTTGGTGCAGACCACCGACGAATACCATCATGGCTTCCTTCTTCCAAAAGGCCAGAGAAAGAGCCGAAgccgctgctcagcagctgcaggcgcACCATGCCGCTTCCTCGGCTACCAAGATCAACGACACCTCAGCATCAGCTAACGTCACCGCCTCCGGTGCCGGCTCAGCGTCCAGCTTCACCTATACAGGCTCCGTGCCTCACCTCTTCCGACAGGGCCTCGCTTCGGTCGACCCTCGCTACGAGTCGACGCGCCAGTTTCATCTGCTCAGCCAGGCTTTCAAAAGCTTCAACATCGACCACGAAGCCGCCGGTCGCGAAGCTAGGGGTCTTGCCAAAGCCACTTTCGTCTGGGGCCAGCACCACCTTCCCGAGAAGCGCGACGACAGTGTAGGAGACGAGATGCTCGCCGATGTTACCGACCGCCTGGCCTACGTCTGGCACGAACTCGGTCAGCTCGAAACCGCGCACAGCCAACGGTCTGAACAGGCCCGCGGCCGTCTCAAGAGTTTTGAGAAGGCCGAGATGGAACTCGGACAGAGAAGAGCCCATCGCAGCAAGCTCAGAAAGGAACTCCACGCTCTCGTTCCCGAGCGCGCCATTGCAGCTGGCAGCTCTCGTGTTCAAGATCTCGAGACACGTCTTGAGCAACTCATCAACGACGACCAGGCCGACGAAGAGTACCTGAGCCGCACCAAGCGCCAGAGCGTCAAGGAGGGGTATGCTGCCATGTTTGACAGTCTGATCGAACTCGGCGAGAAGATGGCCCTCGTCGCACGCTACGGCAAGCTACTCACCACCTTGATGCCCATCGAAAAGTCGCCGTTCCCTGGTACGGTCAAGCAACGCGGAGACAATATACCTTTGTGGGAGGGCGCATCTAAAACCGCTGATGTACGTGCAGCTCTCGCATCTGCTCTGTCGTCCTTCCGACCCGACCTCTCCTTGCCCATCCTGCCAGCGGACTCGGCTCTCGcggccaccagcagcctGGGTCGCACAGACACAGTGTCATATGCAGTTTCTCACCAGTCAGAGCTCCAAGCAGATTATACCGCACCAGTAGTTTCACCCGCGGCAGCTCCACTCGCCCAGCTTTCTTCACCTCGTAGTCCTGGTCTTTCTCCCGATCGAAGCGACATGGTCCAGCTGGCCAACCCGACCTCACAGCATAGCGGTAGTGGATCAGCTCAGAAGCTCAATCTCAGTCCGTCAGCTCTGCCTGTTCCGTTgcttccgcctcgtccgCAGAGAAGCCCCTCCGCAACCACAGTAGACACATTGCGCTCACCCGCTGCCGATCCATTCGCTGActcggctgcagccgctgccCCTAGTTCCAGCATTTCCGCAGCGCAAACCGAGGAAGCTCTCCCGCCCCCTGGCCCACCTGGTCCAACTGTTGCCGAGACAGGTGTGGTGCCCTCGGGACCCGGCGGACCCAAGTCAGGTACACTCCAACCACGTCGGTCCTCAGCGAGCCAGCGATCAGTGTCTATTTCGGCTGGTGCTGTCGCCTATCTAGGCCCGACTGGCACCTACAGCCACCAAGCGGCTCTCAAGGTTTTCGGCGCGACGGGCACCAACCTCATCCCTATGCAAAGTATCACCGGTGCCATCGACTTTGTTCGCCGCGGCACACCTGGTAACGCAAAGATCGCTATCGTTCCAATCGAGAACAGCACATTTGGGCCGGTTCGTGACACGCTTGACAACCTGCTCGGCATCAGCAACGGCGACCGTCATGCGTTCAAGCCTGCAGATGGAGCTCAACTGCATGTGGTAGGTGAAGCGTGCCTCTCTGTCGATCATGCCCTTTTGTGTGGACCCAAGACCTACCACCATCTCCTTCAGCTACAAGGCGACACCGATCCGAACGCGCCCATTCGCGACGACACACTGTCCAACATCACCAACGTCATCTCACACGAGCAAGCGCTGGGACAGTGCTCGCACTACCTTACTCGTTACATGCCgcaggccaagaagcgGGCAGTCGAGTCCaccgctgcagctgccatcACGGCTTTGGAGTTCGAGGCGGGCACTGCACCCGGAAGAACATCCACGTCCATCGACCACGCACACGAATCGCTGGGTTTCTCATCAAACTCtttggttgctgctgtagGAGCTGAAGTAGCCGTCACCGCTGTCGGCGTCCGCGTGCTCCGCTCTCGTATTCAGGACGTTAAGGACAATCGCACACGCTTCTTGATATTGGCAAGCGAGCCACTCGAAGCGCTGCTGAGCATCAACGCCCTGCCGTTGACCATCTCGCGTCTATACAGCGCGTCAAGCGCAGCCAGAAAGACAGGCCGATCGCTGCTGAGTGTCAGTGATACACTTGTCTCAGATCTGGCCGCAGAGGCTGACAACTatagcagcagcgataGCAGTGTACTTGACAGACTTGTGGCGCAGCTTGCCAAGTTGAACGATGTCTCTGTCCGCAAGCTAGATCGTCGAACAGCTTCAACGTCAGAAGCATTTGCCGCAAGTGGTAGCAGCGTGTGGCGTAGCAGCTATCTAGTGGAGCTGCAGTACGCTGGTGCTTCTGCCGCCGTTGCTGAAGACAAGATTCGCCGATTGGTTGCTGAGCTTTCGATCGGGAGCTCCGCGACGAGATTACTCGGAGACACTGCTCCTGTCAAGCATCTCGGTAGCTGGCTCGTTGATGCAACAATGCTGCGCGGCGAGTCCACAGACAATGCTGGcggccaagcagcacagTCAGTGTTGACTGCAGGCCCGTCTGGCTCGCATCTCTCCCAAAGCACGTTACCTGGGTCTTTGCAACTGACCGAGAGGGAGCGAAAGGAGACGGAAGCTCGTCAGGAAGCGGCAGAAGTGCAACGACATGCAGCCCAGGCGCGGCTAAGccgtcagcagcaacaagcggATCTGTACCGAGTTGAGGCGCAGCCGTCTGGCTCTTCGACCAGTGGTTCTCGCCTGACGTTGCCGCTAGCTGGACTGCAGGAGAGTGAAGCTGAGCCACGTttggacgaggaagaaggaCTGCCCGCGTATCAGCCACTCGACCCTGGATCGCGAAGCCGATGATCATGCGCTGTGTTGTGCTCTAACATGATGCCGACTCAGATTGTAATTTgcaccactcgtgactcatgACTCTCTGCTTGATTGGCCCCTACGTAGGTCAAGCAAGGCGATAACGTGAAGCATCTTGTCGTCGGCGGACCGATGTGAACGCCGCCTCTGGCTGAGCAGGCGCTGTCGATGGCAGTGCATCGTGAACAGGGGCCTGAGACAGCAGCGTGCATTTGACAGGCACCATGCGGCAGAAAGCACGCCAAGAGAATAGGGGCTTCTCGTGTCTgatgaaatcgtgaatcgtgaatcacgaatcatgaatcacgaatcaccgAACCTGAACTTTTTCTGGCTGCCATCTTTTGTTATGTCTCCAGCCAGACAGGAAGTCGTGAATGACCACGGACGCGTCGAGAGGCCGAGGCGTGAGAACTTTCAGGGTCCGGCTGTGCTGTATGCTATGCTATtgtttttttgtttttttttgtttgtgagtacagtcacgagtgagtgtgagtgcaCTGACCTGCATGACCCCCGCCGTTGCTCACAGCCAGGTGTGAGAGAAAAGGGGCAGCAGAGGCGTAGAGTGGATAGATAATCTAAGTCCAACACTcccgactcacgacttgtgtctttttcctttttccGCACAGCACCGGTTTGCAGAACACAGCCAGgctgactcgtgaatcacgcatgGTAAAGTGAATCTGGTACCGTGCTTGCCTCCGGCTGCTTTCGAGGCGGCTCGTTTCATTCACTTTGCAGCCTGGtctcgtcttgatcttctGACCGCGATCAGCTCAGCGTCGTCCGGATTGCACCCTCTTTTCTTCAGTAGCAGCATCTTCCTTTCTGTTAATACAGTCCCACCAACCACGTCTTGCCCTGTCCATCTATCTTCCTACACCAGGAAGGCTTGCTTCATCGGTACGATCGGGTCGTTCAAGACAACGAGACCAAGGACCGTTTTCATTGGAATCGGCACTTAAATCACAAACCCAATCGCCTTCTCTAGACCCCACTTCGATCATCGCAGCGCATTTCGATTCACAACATGCCACCTCGCTACCCATTTGGAGGTGGGGCTCAGTCCGATGAAGCTCATCACCAGCCGTTGGAGAGGCGTACGACGGCAGAGGCGCAAGGTAACTCATTCACGCATGGCCACACCGCTTATCCAACGTATGACATGGGCGCAGAACCGCATTCACCACCTCACGTCTCTTATGATCCATACTTGCCTCCTTCCACATCAGGCGATCATTCGGGCTACGAAATGCCTTCTGCCAACTACAACGACCATCATCGTTCTTCATACCCTCAGGCTATCCATAGCCCGCCTCGCATGACGAATCCCTACGCCAACTCGCAGCCTCGACAAGGCAGTGCGGATCCTTTCGATGAGCATGACGGTGATGTGCCCCTCTTGCCAAGAGGCGGCAACTATGCATATGCGCCCGCCTCGCACTTTGACGAGCACGGCAACCATGTCGGCCCTGTCGACAAGTATGCCGATGGAGATGACGATGTGATGGACGAAGACGCTGTCAACGGCCAGGCGAGAGGCCGACTGCTCCACACGCAAGTTCCCCACGATGACGATTACATGCCCGGTGGCTTCGATCCCAACGTGCTCGAAAATGGCCAGGCTGGAGGTGTGCGCTTCGGCAAGATCCCACAACGTGTGCCAAGACGATacaagacgctcaagagGGTTGAACTTTACCATGGcaacctcgtcctcgatTGTCCCGTCCCctccaagctgcttgacaagctcaacgacCGAGAGTCCCGAGAATTCACCCATATGCGATACACTGCTGCCACTTGCGACCCCGACGAGTTCAAAACCGAGCGTTACACATTGCGACAGGTTCTCTTTGACCCTCCTCGTCGCACAGAGCTGTTTATAGTTCTCACCATGTAtaacgaggacgaagagctTTTCACGCGCACCATGCACGGAGTCATGACCAACATCGCCCATCTTTGTACTCGAGAGCGCTCCAAGACCTGGGGCAAGGAAGGCTGGAAGAAAgtcgtcgtctgcatcgtctcggACGGCCGTCTCAAGATCAACTCGCGCACCTTGGCGTGCCTTGCTGCGATGGGAGTGTACCAGGAGGGCGTGGGCAAGAACGTCGTCAATGGCAAACCCGTCACTGCTCACATCTACGAATACACAGCTCAGCTCTCGATCGATCCTAGCATGCACTTCAAGGGTCGCGAAAAGGGCATCATGCCCGTCCAAATTCTCTTCTGCCTCAAGGAGCGCAACCAGAAGAAGATCAACTCGCACCGTTGGTTCTTCAACGCTTTCGGCCAGATCTTGCAGCCCAACATCTGCGTACTGCTCGATGTAGGAACCATGCCAAGACCTCGCTCCATTTACCATCTCTGGAAAGCCTTTGACATCAACTCCAACGTCGGCGGTGCCTGTGGTGAGATTGTCGCACTCAAGGGCAAATTTTGGGGCGCACTGCTCAATCCACTCGTCGCGGCGCAAAATTTCGAGTACAAGATGTCCAACATTCTCGACAAGCCGCTCGAGTCGGTCTTTGGCTACATCACGGTGCTTCCAGGTGCCTTCTCCGCGTACCGCTACATTGCGTTACAAAACGATGCTCACGGTCAAGGGCCCTTGTGCTCGTACTTTAAGGGTGAAACATTACACGGTGGCCAGTCGGACGCAGACGTCTTTACGTCGAACATGTATCTTGCCGAGGATCGCATCTTGTGTTGGGAGCTAGTGTCGAAGCGAGACAGCGCCTGGATCTTGCATTATGTCAAGTCTGCCCAAGCAGTCACGGATGTGCCCGACCAAGTTCCCGAACTGATCTCGCAACGCCGTCGTTGGCTTAACGGATCCTTCTTTGCCGGCATCCACTCGATCATCAAGTTTGGCTACATCTACCGCTCTTCGCATTCCTTCGGCCGCAAGTTCGCTCTGCACATCGAGATTATTTATCAGACGATCCAACTCATCTTTTCGTGGTTTGGTATGGCCAACTTCTTTATCGCCTTTTTCATTCTCACTAGTGCCATGAGCGACAAAATCCATGCGCTCAAGGTTCCTAATCTGGTCCTCTCCTACATCTATGTTGCCTTTATCATCTTCTGCTTCCTGCTTTCTATGGGTAATCGACCTGCGGGAAGTAAAGCTGGATACACGCTAGCTATGGTGGTGTTTGCGCTCCTAACGGTCTACATGACGGGCGCTGCAATCTACTTGGCGGTCGATTCGATTCTCAACGCCACCGGTCCCAATGGCGGTGGAACCGATGCGCTTGTTTCGAACCGTACGTTTGTCAACATTGTCATTTCGCTTGCGGCCACATTCGGTATCTGGTTGATCGCGAGTATCATGTTTCTCGAACCGATGCACATGGTCACTTCGATTGTTCAGTACCTGCTCATGGCTCCCACCTTCGTCAACGTGATCAGCATCTACGCCTTTGCCAACATCAATGACATTTCGTGGGGAACGAAAGGATCGGATAAAGTCATGACGGATTTGGGAGTCGTCGGAGGCTCTGGCAACAACCAGGTCGAAGTTGCCATTCCGACCGAGTCCAAGGACATTAACGACGCTTATGACGATGCGATCCATGTTCTGAGCAACAAGGCGCCCAAAGCCGGGCCTGGCCCTGTCGATAAGGAACAGAAGCAGAAGGACTACTACGCTACTGTGCGTACCAATGTGGTACTCTGCTGGAGTTTGAGCAAtgccgctctcgtcgtGGGCATTCTGAATATCAGTTCGATTGGCACAAGGACCATCTACATGGGATTCCTCTTGTATTCCGTCGCAGGCTTAGCGCTGTTCAGGATGATGGGTTCCACAATCTACCTGATTAAGCGGCTTTTCTCTGGAGAATAGAACAGTCTCGCTACACTTTTTACGTTATAATCTCACCTACTTTAATGCAGCTATGAGATAAATCTTGAGCTGGTGGAGATGTCTTTGATTGCTCACGATTGCATTTGTTTGTGGTTCAATGATGGCTAATGCCGAGAGCTTCATCTTTGAGCTGTACCTGGAAGCACGATGGCGCAAGAATCACTCGTGGCcgtaatcgtgaatcatgaaccacgaatcgtcaGGATTTTGCGGCGGgaaacactcacgactttttTCCTCCACTTGTGAAAAGTCCCAGAAAAAAGtgaagaaagaaaaaaagaaaagtTTGGCAGTCAAGAAAACAAATCCTAACTTACAGTACGTCCTGGCTTCGAGGCCAAGATGTGCTACAGCCGATCTACTCACGACCGTGGggcagcaatcacgaatttggCGAGTTTGGGTCggcagtgacgagtgtcGTGCATCAAGTCATCCACGATCATTCGCGCATCTGGTTCGTAACCGATCGACCAGACGCCACTTCTCTCGTCCACGACATACGAACCAACCGAGCATTGGTGCTGCGCGAAGTTCGTCCGCCTCGCCTTGATTGCCGCGCGCGAGTGCTGCGATGGTCAACTAAGATCTCGAGGTACTATTCCGACCATCTTCCGGAGACACGCTGGAAGCAAGACGCCACAATGAACCGCACACATGTGGCTGCTGTAGCTCAGCATGCGGTGATCTCTACCGTAGATCAGTCAGCAACATCCACCGACCCTCCATCTCGCGCATCGTCACGCGGCTCAACGCGCTCCTCGAGAGGTAAGCCCAAAGCGGCTTCCAcaagtcgagctggcgGCTCGAATAGACACGTCAATGGAGCACCCGAGGACGCTGTCGTTGTTTCCGATGAGCTGGAAGACAAAGATCAATTTTTAGATGACTCACAACGAGCTGCGCACTTGGAGGACGACAGAGAGCAAGATGCGCGCTCATACACCATGCAAGAGGCTGACGAGATGAGCTTTATCATCGACACGGCTGGCGATATGGATGTTGATCGAGAAATTGCTCTGGAAGACCAAGCCAGGGCTGATCAAGCAGATACGCACGTGGAAGCAGgcctgctgcttccgaGCCACGTCAACGTCATCCcacaaagcagcagcgaccCGGTTACCCAGCCCGGAGTTAGCTCTTCGGACCCATCACGACACGTGATCTCTGACGTGCCTGAAGACGAAGACCTGGAAGGCGATATAGGCGATTTCGAGCAACTTGATATGGACCCGTCTACTGCCAACCGATACTACGGCGCCGAGGAGAAAGCCGAACGAAGAGCAAAAGAACAGTGCCTTGCCTGCGGTGAGCTCGGCCATGATCGACGACACTGCCCGCATCAACATTGCCTTGCATGTGGTGCTATGGACGACCATCCTACACGCTTCTGTCcaatgtcgacgagctgcttccGTTGTGGTGGAATGGGTCACCAGACACGCACGTGTCCGAAACCCAGAAGAGCACCTCGAAGCGAAGAATGCCAACGTTGCGGGTCTTTTACTCATGTCAACGCACTATGCCCTACCTTGTGGAGGGTGTATAGCTACACCACGTCGGACCACGTCGATCGTCATCGAGCAAAGGTATTCTTGAAGCTGCAAGGCTCTTCGAAAGCTCGTGATCCGAGGCGCGATTTGGAGCCGGATCCGGAAGAGCTTTCGGAttccgaggacgagttTATCAAAGCGGGCGAACCAGAGCTGCCCACGGgctcatcatcgtcttggtcgcAGTTCGACCCGGCGACGCGTTGGTGTTACAATTGCTCGACTTCAGGCAATCACTGGGGAGACGACTGCCCGGAACCACGATGTAATCCTACACGAGGCACGGGAGAACCATCGGCGTTTTCGGAATTCGTCTCGCGCCTAGGACCTTTTTCTAAGCTCTTACCTGGAGCTCCGCCATTAGCAGGCTTTCAAATGCCATCATCGCAGTTCACTTTTAACGTTGGAAACAGCGCTACGATGcatgttgctgctgatgctctACCGAGTTCGTCGGGTCGAAGCACGCCGAATGGTATCAACAAACGACATGCTATCGGGCGTCACGTCTTGTCCTCGCCCAATTCGAGTCGCACTGCCTCACCCGTTCCCAACATAGTGAGCTTCGGCCGTACCAAAGCCGTCGCCGTTGAAGGCGGATTGCTCACGCGCAAAGAGGCGAAAAAGAACAAAACACCTCTCCCGGAAAATCTGTTCAAAGAATGGATCCGAGATCGACACGACTATCCCGAGCACGCACATGAGATTCGTAGCGCTCTGGAAGAGCGTGCTGATCTGCAAGCAAAAGGTCTCGACACAACCAAGGTGCGCACAACAAAAGAGATCGTCGGCGATGCGGCCAAGCGTACAGGCCGGCGCcaagagcgagcgagtACAAACCGCAACAGTGACGCTTCCAGCGAtccggcagcagccaggGAGAGCGAGGACGATTTCAGAGACGATTTCAGCACCGATTCCAGCCATTCTCAACTCAACCGCCAACGCAAGAAAAAGAGGAGAGCAGACGGGAAAAATGCTCGCGCTTCTCACAAGTCCAAGAAGGACACCGTACATACAGGATGGGCGCACACCGGCGATGGACCAGGCAACTCTGGTAAGAAGGAATCCAAACGTGCAAGGTTCTCGAACAAGCGCCAGGAAGATAGGGGTGGCAATCCGGGCGAAAGAAgaggcggcggcagcggtaGCGGTGGCCGAGGGAAGACGACCAGAAGAGgcggaagcgctcgagcacaagctaacagcagcaccggtgCACGTGGCGGCGGCAAAGTCAGGGGTGGTGGCAGCAAGTATCGCGGCAGCTACTTCTAGCCCGCCAGCCTCTTTCACTAAGCGCTCATGGACAACACCACTGCGCGACCACATCCGAAcaattcgcgattcacgattgtcagCTTGGCACACTTGTCTCATTGAGATCGTGCTTCATTTACACACCTCACGCCACAGAGCGACTGATGTGTAAAATTCATCTTTGCGAGCTACACCGGATCTGACGGCGATGCACGATAGCATGTCTGCTTTGATTTGACTGTGATGCTTGGATTGGAGCACGAGCGCGCGTCTGAGATGGTAGCTGCGTAACACCTGACTGATccgctcacgactcgtggcTGAGCACGTTTGCAAGGGACAGACGGGCGAAAAGCAGGATCGTGGAAGCCTGTAGAGCGCGCGCTCAAGTTCGACTGGCGCTGCTATCTGTCGAGCTTTCTCCGGCACGCGCGCTCGCGGACCTGGACGCGGACCTGCCCGAAGCCGGACTGTGAGTTCTGAACGCGGACCCTGTGCTGGTCGCGCTGATGCGACTAATGGCGCTGCCCCTACTAACGCTTTCTGCGCTATTGAACGCGGCGCCGCCTCTATACCCCGtgctggagctgctcgacctcCTGGCACGCAGCGccgaggcgatgctgggAGAGCGACCCTTGATACTCGCCGTAATCGAGGGGCTCCTGTCGCGCACTCGCGCCGAGGTACCAGCGTTGGGCGCCAATACCGAAGCTGCCGCCGTAcgcgtgctgctggtggatcGCCTCCTACCTCCGAGCGAAGCGACGATCCCACCACTCGACGATGTGCTAGGACTTCGACGACGCGTGCTGTCCAATCGCGTCGGGAGCTCGCCAATCTTTCCTTGGTGCCGGAAGTGCTCTCCTCCCATAACGTCCAGTGGAGCACTCGGAATCAACGCCCTTTCCTGCGCAGATAGATCCTGTAACGACATTCCGCACACGCAGAACAGCTGTGAATGTCCTTTGACCGCCGTCGATGTGTTAGCAGTGTTCGGTCCCGCGGTTGAATATCCACTCTGTGGCGCTGCCGAAGTGCTGCCGTTCGCAGTAGGCGTTGCTGAAGCCGAACCGTCGCTGTTCGGCGGATGATGACTGAAACTCGACAAATCGTACGGCATCTCCGCCCTCCTAGACGACGGATCTGGAGCCGCACTGTATGCCGGCAACGTCACGGCGTCGTACGCACAACAACACGATGGCACCAACACGGGCTGTCGCAAAGCAAACACTTTCAACCTGCGTTCcttggcttcttcttccgccGTCTTGGCCTTGCTTCCCACCGGTTTCCGACTGTGCACAATCTCAACCACCATGACATGGCTAAATCGGATGCTCGCTTTAGAAGCTGCCACTGTCGACGCACGAATGTGGTTGTCATCCGGCATGCGTGCAATGCTCTGTACGGTCCAAGCGTCCTCTGTCCCGCAATTGCGAACAAAGCCATCGGTGCGTTTACCGTCCCCGTGAGTTCCGTCGTTATTTTTGGGCGGCACCCAGCCCTTTTCGAACAGCTTGTGACGCTGCACAGGCACGGTCTGCTTGCCTTTTCGTTTGGTGGTGAGTTCGATCGTAGtttcgagcgagatgcggACCATGTAGACGATAAGATCTTCGGGTGGGTTGGGCGAGTTGACGTCAATATTGAACACACCACCGACAGAGATATTGTTGGACGTGCatgcgatcgagacgaggcCAACGGTGGGATGAAGATCGTTGTAAAGCACAGTCAAAGGTGTGGGACCGCTATCGGTTGAAGGATTGACCATGGGATAGAGATCGCGCCAGCACTCTACATTGGATTTGGCACGGCCCGCGCCTATGGCAGTCGCTTTGATGATGTATCGAACCCGTCCAAAGGGAGACCGTTCGTAGGGAGGAGCATCGCAAGGGATGATAAATGCAAATTCGAAGCCGTGTACCCCTTTTTGCAGTTCTAGCCCATCTTGATTCG comes from Mycosarcoma maydis chromosome 1, whole genome shotgun sequence and encodes:
- a CDS encoding uncharacterized protein (related to exosome complex exonuclease); the encoded protein is MAPQVLSRSQGDFFLRGLTSDPPQRSDGRDLLAFRSLDVETGVAAQANGSSRITLGGTEILCGIKAEVRSFGDDSDDEDEEAEFRTQDELELASESRKMGRIKCSVDYSQSLIHSFDSKSLDSLSISLSSMVNSTFSPRSCPLPLQQLLIIANAKHWTIYIDLLVNSLSGGNLFDAAFAAIFSAFYDTRVPVTRGVAFEAPTTLDASGKTVQGAFANAQGDLDQMGIKGLLKKKPKSNAAGPSRNGAGPSSKVVDFELEHSGEDGTTLEGRQDLPLCITVNVLPNSYLLDATVDEEACIGSRVQVLATRSSKVLCVRSEGTEEIPFKRVSEAIHIGTVQAARLADALLQELTNTAAPNDVEDQDDLVHASSQGSMDVDA
- a CDS encoding Chitin synthase 4; the protein is MPPRYPFGGGAQSDEAHHQPLERRTTAEAQGNSFTHGHTAYPTYDMGAEPHSPPHVSYDPYLPPSTSGDHSGYEMPSANYNDHHRSSYPQAIHSPPRMTNPYANSQPRQGSADPFDEHDGDVPLLPRGGNYAYAPASHFDEHGNHVGPVDKYADGDDDVMDEDAVNGQARGRLLHTQVPHDDDYMPGGFDPNVLENGQAGGVRFGKIPQRVPRRYKTLKRVELYHGNLVLDCPVPSKLLDKLNDRESREFTHMRYTAATCDPDEFKTERYTLRQVLFDPPRRTELFIVLTMYNEDEELFTRTMHGVMTNIAHLCTRERSKTWGKEGWKKVVVCIVSDGRLKINSRTLACLAAMGVYQEGVGKNVVNGKPVTAHIYEYTAQLSIDPSMHFKGREKGIMPVQILFCLKERNQKKINSHRWFFNAFGQILQPNICVLLDVGTMPRPRSIYHLWKAFDINSNVGGACGEIVALKGKFWGALLNPLVAAQNFEYKMSNILDKPLESVFGYITVLPGAFSAYRYIALQNDAHGQGPLCSYFKGETLHGGQSDADVFTSNMYLAEDRILCWELVSKRDSAWILHYVKSAQAVTDVPDQVPELISQRRRWLNGSFFAGIHSIIKFGYIYRSSHSFGRKFALHIEIIYQTIQLIFSWFGMANFFIAFFILTSAMSDKIHALKVPNLVLSYIYVAFIIFCFLLSMGNRPAGSKAGYTLAMVVFALLTVYMTGAAIYLAVDSILNATGPNGGGTDALVSNRTFVNIVISLAATFGIWLIASIMFLEPMHMVTSIVQYLLMAPTFVNVISIYAFANINDISWGTKGSDKVMTDLGVVGGSGNNQVEVAIPTESKDINDAYDDAIHVLSNKAPKAGPGPVDKEQKQKDYYATVRTNVVLCWSLSNAALVVGILNISSIGTRTIYMGFLLYSVAGLALFRMMGSTIYLIKRLFSGE